A single window of Eriocheir sinensis breed Jianghai 21 unplaced genomic scaffold, ASM2467909v1 Scaffold898, whole genome shotgun sequence DNA harbors:
- the LOC126994854 gene encoding uncharacterized protein LOC126994854, with the protein MATITREKVACVIFGAPHDIPTNVLPTYADVMKAYINTRQQLTTKNNKYPPFAEVSNKVCVDVELVWEKASLPTVTHGRVIETLRSYNEKYKKILKPYKARKGNDKYKQQLEQFREDSDKLFDISKCKCVDFLMSCKCKRADKVPLSERDFLVDQRGARKMIIGGIDLMDTKRLQKKISRKESESRRHSDSIQQEQSKQQCNSRSYNVEDKDDDTDTSDEDDTLSKSHCKHDLPTPESKRQKWR; encoded by the coding sequence aTGGCAACTATTACGAGGGAGAAGGTGGCATGTGTGATTTTTGGCGCACCACACGACATACCCACTAATGTTCTTCCAACCTACGCCGATGTTATGAAGGCCTACATCAATACAAGACAACAGTTGACAACGAAGAATAACAAATATCCACCATTCGCCGAAGTATCAAACAAAGTTTGCGTCGATGTTGAACTTGTTTGGGAAAAAGCGTCTCTTCCGACAGTGACACACGGACGAGTAATTGAAACACTGAGATCATACaatgaaaaatacaagaaaatctTGAAACCATACAAGGCTCGGAAGGGCAATGACAAGTACAAGCAACAACTTGAACAGTTCAGAGAAGACTCAGATAAATTATTTGACATTAGCAAATGCAAATGTGTAGATTTCCTAATGAGCTGTAAGTGCAAAAGAGCAGACAAAGTACCACTCAGTGAAAGAGACTTTCTAGTGGACCAGAGAGGAGCCAGGAAGATGATTATAGGAGGCATCGATTTGATGGATACAAAGAGGCTACAGAAGAAAATATCCAGGAAAGAAAGTGAATCAAGAAGACACAGTGACAGCATTCAGCAAGAACAATCGAAGCAGCAATGCAATTCTAGAAGCTACAATGTGGAAGACAAGGACGACGACACAGATACCAGCGATGAAGATGACACTCTATCTAAGTCACACTGTAAACATGATctaccaacaccagagagtaaaCGACAAAAATGGCGATGA